The following are encoded in a window of Mustela nigripes isolate SB6536 chromosome 1, MUSNIG.SB6536, whole genome shotgun sequence genomic DNA:
- the LOC132028725 gene encoding protein NPAT isoform X1 codes for MLLPSDIARLVLGYLQQENLTSTCQTFILESSNLKEYAEHCTDEGFIPACLLSLFGKNLTTILNEYVAMKAKETSNDVPAIMSSLWKKLDHTLSQIRSMQSSPGFVANQRVRTRSGIAEIKRQRRLAAQAAPMNSELLTLAYLSGQCATAPPPPPPPPPPPAAVQVIRPAGQIAAPLRSNFLVVNHSQSQDTAATGEALNIIPTPQEKKTQTTVMSPARRKSESQRKSNTLSGPHSTIRNFQDPNAFAVEKQMVIENAREKILSNKSLQEKLAENINKFLTSDNNIAQMPKQTESNPAEPETSIDELLGLQSEIHMSEEAIQDILEQTESDPAFQALFDLFDYGKSKNNKNISQGISSQHLETNPSVVLADETNLAVKGSFDTEQSGDQSGPPPFCASYQSEDPSASLKSSGHAELRPEAQEHFPQAGSSVQKKAFKSVGPNGHKCNLDITFESVPHLNDFNQRVNADAECNQRCAEFYAHPLPTDAAVAMEVGKNVLLSDAPREPPSQPDASTLPVTSFVSLGAETHSENLMLSGKSSQLLSQNIPLTVKTCKTSQFCANSNNTARLKTHLPGSKSPDPREMHQNKTEIHGGLPGVAQRADCQDSSSLQSKILPVSAESSGLKVSEQLDIRLEDSVSSVKQPSEESSAPELNHTEKRETQPSKSEKVTVQSQERSSLKEDGDSIFLTLGDGGNCGEVALIAPEGNAVEGKQSLPSEPLCSSVGVSHPESQNTSDKPAGDNSADIDASNIVSLKIIISDDPFVSSDTELNSAVSSISGENLPTIILSSPAKSPAKNAELVKCLSSEETAGAVPSAERLADSVLVEQSLLALKPEDSAGNGAQNESSVAFSSNITPCVSKDSGYIQLMPATSTTFGNSNNILIATCVTDPTALGTTVSQSNVVVLPGNSAPVTTPLPLPQLQTPPRSNSVFAVNQTMSPSFSQGSAIIIASPVQPVLQGMVGMIPVSVVGQNGNTFSAPPQQLLHMPLAAPVCSRSIPQISIPPKSQKTQGLKNKPCTGKQVNNLVDSSSHLIGCHAQRTEVSDKNMATDLGKKLEEITVPFSLESIVPTSKPFESHRRVLCFDGITSPVANTQGTNHKVASQNKERNDISFPNLESPLVSSTLKPPSNNALKRERERPPLPKILSKSETANSRHTAIKETQLEKKASPTEIVLESFHKATANKENELCSDVERQKNPETSKLSNGQQNGGLRNEKTIASLQELTKKQGTSSNSKNAFSVGAPVKDPKHEQTKCASSVMNAPSKPTTDVLPDGQWPSPVAKLPESSDGPGPRTPGAGAGDRPKEEPRDGIKVPSSSTAKVMVPPVTPDLPACSPASETGSENSVSMAAHTLMILSRAAVARTASTTPLKDNTQQFRASSRSTAKKRKMEELDERERTSRASSKSLANSSLPMKKKKIKKKKLPSSFPAGMDVDKFLLSLHYDE; via the exons tccttGTTTGGAAAAAACTTGACAACAATTCTGAATGAATATGTAGCTATGAAAGCAAAAG AAACATCAAATGATGTCCCAGCAATTATGTCATCTCTATGGAAGAAGTTAGACCATACACTTTCTCAGATCAG gAGCATGCAAAGTTCCCCAGGGTTTGTTGCTAATCAGAGAG TCCGAACAAGAAGTGGAATTGCAGAAATCAAACGACAGAGAAGGCTTGCGGCTCAAGCAGCTCCTATGAATTCAGAGTTGCTGACTTTAGCGTATCTTTCAGGACAGTGCGCTACTGCTCCtcccccgcctcctcctcctcctcctcctccagcagctGTGCAGGTTATCCGGCCAGCTGGCCAGATTGCAGCGCCTTTGAGGTCCAATTTTCTAGTGGTCAACCATTCACAGTCACAAGACACAGCTGCCA CTGGAGAGGCTTTAAATATCATTCCTACTCCTCAGGAAAAGAAAACGCAGACCACAGTCATGTCTCCGGCTAGACGCAAAAG TGAATCTCAGAGGAAAAGTAACACTTTATCTGGGCCTCATTCAACGATAAGGAATTTCCAGGATCCAAATGCATTTGCAGTAGAAAAA caAATGGTTATTGAAAATGCACGAGAAAAAATACTAAGTAACAAATCTCTTCAAGAAAAGCTTgcagaaaacattaataaatttttGACAAG CGACAACAATATTGCACAAATGCCCAAGCAAACAGAGAGCAACCCTGCGGAACCAGAGACTTCAATTGACGAACTCCTGGGACTCCAG agtgAAATCCATATGTCTGAGGAAGCAATACAGGATATCCTGGAACAAACAGAGTCCGATCCAGCGTTTCAAGCACTCTTCGACCTCTTTGACTATG GTAaatcaaagaataataaaaatatatcacaagGCATTTCCAGTCAGCATCTGGAAACCAATCCAAGTGTAGTCTTAGCAGATGAAACTAATCTAGCAGTTAAAGGTTCTTTTGATACAGAACAATCTG GTGATCAGTCTGGACCGCCCCCATTTTGCGCATCCTACCAAAGCGAAgacccctctgcctctctgaagAGCAGTGGCCACGCGGAGCTTCGCCCGGAAGCCCAGGAGCACTTCCCACAGGCGGGCTCCAGCGTCCAGAAGAAGGCATTTAAATCGGTCGGACCTAATGGACACAAGTGTAACCTTGATATTACCTTTGAGTCTGTGCCTCATTTGAATGACTTTAACCAAAGAGTAAATGCGGATGCTGAATGTAATCAGCGCTGTGCCGAATTCTACGCCCATCCGCTGCCCACTGACGCCGCCGTGGCGATGGAGGTCGGGAAGAATGTCCTGCTGTCGGATGCCCCGCGTGAGCCTCCCTCGCAGCCTGATGCGTCCACTCTGCCAGTGACGTCGTTCGTTTCCCTCGGCGCTGAGACTCACTCTGAAAACTTAATGCTCTCTGGGAAGAGTTCTCAGCTTTTATCCCAAAATATCCCATTAACTGTAAAGACATGTAAAACAAGTCAGTTTTGTGCAAACTCTAACAACACAGCAAGACTTAAAACTCATCTCCCTGGTTCTAAGTCACCAGACCCTAGAGAAATGCACCAGAATAAAACCGAGATCCACGGCGGCTTGCCTGGTGTGGCACAACGTGCAGACTGCCAAGACAGCTCTTCACTTCAGAGTAAAATCCTACCTGTGTCCGCTGAAAGTTCCGGTTTAAAGGTATCCGAGCAGTTAGACATTCGTCTTGAAGATTCAGTGTCTTCAGTTAAACAGCCATCTGAGGAGTCATCGGCCCCTGAGTTAAATCATACAGAAAAACGTGAAACTCAGCCCTCCAAGTCTGAGAAAGTCACTGTCCAGTCCCAGGAGCGttcatctttaaaagaagatGGAGATAGTATTTTTCTCACTTTAGGCGACGGTGGGAACTGTGGGGAGGTTGCACTCATTGCTCCAGAAGGTAATGCtgtggaagggaagcagtctctgCCCTCAGAACCTCTGTGTTCTTCAGTGGGAGTTTCTCACCCTGAGTCCCAGAATACTAGTGACAAACCTGCTGGGGACAATTCAGCAGACATAGATGCATCAAATATCGTCTCTCTCAAAATTATCATTAGTGACGACCCATTTGTTTCCTCAGATACGGAACTGAACAGTGCTGTTTCTAGTATCAGCGGGGAGAACTTGCCGACGATCATCCTGTCCTCTCCTGCCAAGTCTCCTGCCAAAAACGCGGAGCTAGTTAAATGCTTGTCTTCAGAAGAAACTGCAGGCGCTGTCCCGTCTGCTGAAAGACTAGCGGATTCCGTGCTAGTGGAGCAGAGCCTTTTGGCTCTCAAGCCTGAGGACTCTGCCGGAAACGGCGCTCAGAATGAAAGCAGTGTTGCCTTTTCGTCCAACATCACACCGTGTGTGTCCAAGGACAGCGGGTACATACAGTTGATGCCGGCTACGAGCACGACGTTTGGCAATTCAAATAACATTCTCATAGCTACCTGTGTCACTGATCCAACAGCCTTAGGAACAACTGTAAGTCAGTCTAATGTAGTGGTGTTGCCTGGGAATTCTGCCCCTGTGACTACTCCGCTTCCCCTGCCCCAGTTACAGACGCCCCCGAGGTCCAACAGTGTGTTCGCTGTCAACCAGACTATGTCACCCAGCTTTTCACAAG gatctgcCATCATAATTGCTTCTCCTGTCCAACCGGTACTCCAAGGAATGGTGGGAATGATCCCTGTATCGGTGGTTGGACAGAATGGAAATACcttttctgctcctccccagcag CTCCTTCATATGCCTTTGGCAGCACCTGTATGCAGTAGAAGTATCCCTCAAATCTCCATCCCTCCAAAATCACAGAAGACTCAGGGACTAAAGAACAAGCCTTGTACAG GAAAGCAGGTAAATAATTTGGTGGATTCATCTAGTCATTTAATTGGATGTCATGCGCAAAG AACTGAAGTGTCTGACAAGAATATGGCCACAGATCTTgggaaaaaattggaagaaatcaCAGTTCCCTTTTCATTAGAGAGCATAGTTCCAACTAGCAAACCGTTTGAGAGCCACAGACGTGTGCTGTGTTTTGACGGCATCACTTCTCCTGTGGCAAATACACAGGGCACGAACCATAAGGTGGCGtcccaaaacaaagaaaggaatgaCATTTCATTTCCTAATCTTGAGTCACCCCTTGTGTCCTCCACCTTAAAACCCCCTTCTAATAATGctctcaaaagagagagagagaggcctccTTTGCCTAAGATTTTATCCAAATCAGAAACTGCCAATAGCCGACATACCGCCATAAAAGAAACCCAGTTAGAAAAGAAAGCTTCACCGACAGAAATTGTACTTGAATCTTTCCATAAAGCGACAGCTAATAAGGAGAATGAATTATGCAGTGATGTCGAAAGGcagaaaaatccagaaacttCAAAACTGTCAAATGGACAGCAAAATGGGGGTTTACGGAATGAGAAAACCATAGCTTCACTGCAAGAACTAACCAAAAAACAAGGCACATCCTCAAATAGTAAAAATGCCTTTTCAGTAGGGGCACCTGTGAAGGATCCAAAACATGAACAGACTAAATGTGCCAGTTCTGTGATGAACGCCCCGAGCAAACCTACCACAGACGTGCTGCCGGATGGCCAGTGGCCCAGCCCCGTCGCGAAGCTCCCCGAGAGCTCTGATGGGCCTGGGCCCCGGACGCCTGGCGCAGGGGCGGGGGACAGACCTAAAGAAGAACCGAGAGATGGTATCAAGGTCCCCTCTAGTAGCACAGCCAAGGTGATGGTCCCCCCTGTCACCCCAGACCTGCCTGCCTGCAGCCCCGCCAGTGAGACCGGGAGCGAGAACAGCGTTAGCATGGCCGCGCACACGCTCATGATTCTCTCCCGAGCGGCTGTTGCCAGGACCGCCTCTACAACGCCCCTCAAAGACAACACCCAGCAGTTCCGAGCCTCCTCCAGGAGCACCGCAAAAAAGCGGAAAATGGAGGAATTGGACGAGCGTGAACGAACCTCTCGGGCTTCCAGTAAAAGTCTTGCGAATTCATCACTCccaatgaaaaagaagaaaataaag aaaaagaagCTACCCAGTTCATTTCCAGCTGGAATGGATGTGGACAAATTTTTGTTATCATTGCATTATGATGAGTAA
- the LOC132028725 gene encoding protein NPAT isoform X3 has product MLLPSDIARLVLGYLQQENLTSTCQTFILESSNLKEYAEHCTDEGFIPACLLSLFGKNLTTILNEYVAMKAKETSNDVPAIMSSLWKKLDHTLSQIRSMQSSPGFVANQRVRTRSGIAEIKRQRRLAAQAAPMNSELLTLAYLSGQCATAPPPPPPPPPPPAAVQVIRPAGQIAAPLRSNFLVVNHSQSQDTAATGEALNIIPTPQEKKTQTTVMSPARRKSESQRKSNTLSGPHSTIRNFQDPNAFAVEKQMVIENAREKILSNKSLQEKLAENINKFLTSDNNIAQMPKQTESNPAEPETSIDELLGLQSEIHMSEEAIQDILEQTESDPAFQALFDLFDYGKSKNNKNISQGISSQHLETNPSVVLADETNLAVKGSFDTEQSGDQSGPPPFCASYQSEDPSASLKSSGHAELRPEAQEHFPQAGSSVQKKAFKSVGPNGHKCNLDITFESVPHLNDFNQRVNADAECNQRCAEFYAHPLPTDAAVAMEVGKNVLLSDAPREPPSQPDASTLPVTSFVSLGAETHSENLMLSGKSSQLLSQNIPLTVKTCKTSQFCANSNNTARLKTHLPGSKSPDPREMHQNKTEIHGGLPGVAQRADCQDSSSLQSKILPVSAESSGLKVSEQLDIRLEDSVSSVKQPSEESSAPELNHTEKRETQPSKSEKVTVQSQERSSLKEDGDSIFLTLGDGGNCGEVALIAPEDTELNSAVSSISGENLPTIILSSPAKSPAKNAELVKCLSSEETAGAVPSAERLADSVLVEQSLLALKPEDSAGNGAQNESSVAFSSNITPCVSKDSGYIQLMPATSTTFGNSNNILIATCVTDPTALGTTVSQSNVVVLPGNSAPVTTPLPLPQLQTPPRSNSVFAVNQTMSPSFSQGSAIIIASPVQPVLQGMVGMIPVSVVGQNGNTFSAPPQQLLHMPLAAPVCSRSIPQISIPPKSQKTQGLKNKPCTGKQVNNLVDSSSHLIGCHAQRTEVSDKNMATDLGKKLEEITVPFSLESIVPTSKPFESHRRVLCFDGITSPVANTQGTNHKVASQNKERNDISFPNLESPLVSSTLKPPSNNALKRERERPPLPKILSKSETANSRHTAIKETQLEKKASPTEIVLESFHKATANKENELCSDVERQKNPETSKLSNGQQNGGLRNEKTIASLQELTKKQGTSSNSKNAFSVGAPVKDPKHEQTKCASSVMNAPSKPTTDVLPDGQWPSPVAKLPESSDGPGPRTPGAGAGDRPKEEPRDGIKVPSSSTAKVMVPPVTPDLPACSPASETGSENSVSMAAHTLMILSRAAVARTASTTPLKDNTQQFRASSRSTAKKRKMEELDERERTSRASSKSLANSSLPMKKKKIKKKKLPSSFPAGMDVDKFLLSLHYDE; this is encoded by the exons tccttGTTTGGAAAAAACTTGACAACAATTCTGAATGAATATGTAGCTATGAAAGCAAAAG AAACATCAAATGATGTCCCAGCAATTATGTCATCTCTATGGAAGAAGTTAGACCATACACTTTCTCAGATCAG gAGCATGCAAAGTTCCCCAGGGTTTGTTGCTAATCAGAGAG TCCGAACAAGAAGTGGAATTGCAGAAATCAAACGACAGAGAAGGCTTGCGGCTCAAGCAGCTCCTATGAATTCAGAGTTGCTGACTTTAGCGTATCTTTCAGGACAGTGCGCTACTGCTCCtcccccgcctcctcctcctcctcctcctccagcagctGTGCAGGTTATCCGGCCAGCTGGCCAGATTGCAGCGCCTTTGAGGTCCAATTTTCTAGTGGTCAACCATTCACAGTCACAAGACACAGCTGCCA CTGGAGAGGCTTTAAATATCATTCCTACTCCTCAGGAAAAGAAAACGCAGACCACAGTCATGTCTCCGGCTAGACGCAAAAG TGAATCTCAGAGGAAAAGTAACACTTTATCTGGGCCTCATTCAACGATAAGGAATTTCCAGGATCCAAATGCATTTGCAGTAGAAAAA caAATGGTTATTGAAAATGCACGAGAAAAAATACTAAGTAACAAATCTCTTCAAGAAAAGCTTgcagaaaacattaataaatttttGACAAG CGACAACAATATTGCACAAATGCCCAAGCAAACAGAGAGCAACCCTGCGGAACCAGAGACTTCAATTGACGAACTCCTGGGACTCCAG agtgAAATCCATATGTCTGAGGAAGCAATACAGGATATCCTGGAACAAACAGAGTCCGATCCAGCGTTTCAAGCACTCTTCGACCTCTTTGACTATG GTAaatcaaagaataataaaaatatatcacaagGCATTTCCAGTCAGCATCTGGAAACCAATCCAAGTGTAGTCTTAGCAGATGAAACTAATCTAGCAGTTAAAGGTTCTTTTGATACAGAACAATCTG GTGATCAGTCTGGACCGCCCCCATTTTGCGCATCCTACCAAAGCGAAgacccctctgcctctctgaagAGCAGTGGCCACGCGGAGCTTCGCCCGGAAGCCCAGGAGCACTTCCCACAGGCGGGCTCCAGCGTCCAGAAGAAGGCATTTAAATCGGTCGGACCTAATGGACACAAGTGTAACCTTGATATTACCTTTGAGTCTGTGCCTCATTTGAATGACTTTAACCAAAGAGTAAATGCGGATGCTGAATGTAATCAGCGCTGTGCCGAATTCTACGCCCATCCGCTGCCCACTGACGCCGCCGTGGCGATGGAGGTCGGGAAGAATGTCCTGCTGTCGGATGCCCCGCGTGAGCCTCCCTCGCAGCCTGATGCGTCCACTCTGCCAGTGACGTCGTTCGTTTCCCTCGGCGCTGAGACTCACTCTGAAAACTTAATGCTCTCTGGGAAGAGTTCTCAGCTTTTATCCCAAAATATCCCATTAACTGTAAAGACATGTAAAACAAGTCAGTTTTGTGCAAACTCTAACAACACAGCAAGACTTAAAACTCATCTCCCTGGTTCTAAGTCACCAGACCCTAGAGAAATGCACCAGAATAAAACCGAGATCCACGGCGGCTTGCCTGGTGTGGCACAACGTGCAGACTGCCAAGACAGCTCTTCACTTCAGAGTAAAATCCTACCTGTGTCCGCTGAAAGTTCCGGTTTAAAGGTATCCGAGCAGTTAGACATTCGTCTTGAAGATTCAGTGTCTTCAGTTAAACAGCCATCTGAGGAGTCATCGGCCCCTGAGTTAAATCATACAGAAAAACGTGAAACTCAGCCCTCCAAGTCTGAGAAAGTCACTGTCCAGTCCCAGGAGCGttcatctttaaaagaagatGGAGATAGTATTTTTCTCACTTTAGGCGACGGTGGGAACTGTGGGGAGGTTGCACTCATTGCTCCAGAAG ATACGGAACTGAACAGTGCTGTTTCTAGTATCAGCGGGGAGAACTTGCCGACGATCATCCTGTCCTCTCCTGCCAAGTCTCCTGCCAAAAACGCGGAGCTAGTTAAATGCTTGTCTTCAGAAGAAACTGCAGGCGCTGTCCCGTCTGCTGAAAGACTAGCGGATTCCGTGCTAGTGGAGCAGAGCCTTTTGGCTCTCAAGCCTGAGGACTCTGCCGGAAACGGCGCTCAGAATGAAAGCAGTGTTGCCTTTTCGTCCAACATCACACCGTGTGTGTCCAAGGACAGCGGGTACATACAGTTGATGCCGGCTACGAGCACGACGTTTGGCAATTCAAATAACATTCTCATAGCTACCTGTGTCACTGATCCAACAGCCTTAGGAACAACTGTAAGTCAGTCTAATGTAGTGGTGTTGCCTGGGAATTCTGCCCCTGTGACTACTCCGCTTCCCCTGCCCCAGTTACAGACGCCCCCGAGGTCCAACAGTGTGTTCGCTGTCAACCAGACTATGTCACCCAGCTTTTCACAAG gatctgcCATCATAATTGCTTCTCCTGTCCAACCGGTACTCCAAGGAATGGTGGGAATGATCCCTGTATCGGTGGTTGGACAGAATGGAAATACcttttctgctcctccccagcag CTCCTTCATATGCCTTTGGCAGCACCTGTATGCAGTAGAAGTATCCCTCAAATCTCCATCCCTCCAAAATCACAGAAGACTCAGGGACTAAAGAACAAGCCTTGTACAG GAAAGCAGGTAAATAATTTGGTGGATTCATCTAGTCATTTAATTGGATGTCATGCGCAAAG AACTGAAGTGTCTGACAAGAATATGGCCACAGATCTTgggaaaaaattggaagaaatcaCAGTTCCCTTTTCATTAGAGAGCATAGTTCCAACTAGCAAACCGTTTGAGAGCCACAGACGTGTGCTGTGTTTTGACGGCATCACTTCTCCTGTGGCAAATACACAGGGCACGAACCATAAGGTGGCGtcccaaaacaaagaaaggaatgaCATTTCATTTCCTAATCTTGAGTCACCCCTTGTGTCCTCCACCTTAAAACCCCCTTCTAATAATGctctcaaaagagagagagagaggcctccTTTGCCTAAGATTTTATCCAAATCAGAAACTGCCAATAGCCGACATACCGCCATAAAAGAAACCCAGTTAGAAAAGAAAGCTTCACCGACAGAAATTGTACTTGAATCTTTCCATAAAGCGACAGCTAATAAGGAGAATGAATTATGCAGTGATGTCGAAAGGcagaaaaatccagaaacttCAAAACTGTCAAATGGACAGCAAAATGGGGGTTTACGGAATGAGAAAACCATAGCTTCACTGCAAGAACTAACCAAAAAACAAGGCACATCCTCAAATAGTAAAAATGCCTTTTCAGTAGGGGCACCTGTGAAGGATCCAAAACATGAACAGACTAAATGTGCCAGTTCTGTGATGAACGCCCCGAGCAAACCTACCACAGACGTGCTGCCGGATGGCCAGTGGCCCAGCCCCGTCGCGAAGCTCCCCGAGAGCTCTGATGGGCCTGGGCCCCGGACGCCTGGCGCAGGGGCGGGGGACAGACCTAAAGAAGAACCGAGAGATGGTATCAAGGTCCCCTCTAGTAGCACAGCCAAGGTGATGGTCCCCCCTGTCACCCCAGACCTGCCTGCCTGCAGCCCCGCCAGTGAGACCGGGAGCGAGAACAGCGTTAGCATGGCCGCGCACACGCTCATGATTCTCTCCCGAGCGGCTGTTGCCAGGACCGCCTCTACAACGCCCCTCAAAGACAACACCCAGCAGTTCCGAGCCTCCTCCAGGAGCACCGCAAAAAAGCGGAAAATGGAGGAATTGGACGAGCGTGAACGAACCTCTCGGGCTTCCAGTAAAAGTCTTGCGAATTCATCACTCccaatgaaaaagaagaaaataaag aaaaagaagCTACCCAGTTCATTTCCAGCTGGAATGGATGTGGACAAATTTTTGTTATCATTGCATTATGATGAGTAA